The segment tgcctctgcctctcagagtgctgggattacaggtgtgcgccaccaccacctggctgctcttaaccactgagccatctctccagtcctggctGGGCCTTTTTATCTTTACTGTGTTTCCTGGTGATTCTGATGCACAGGCAGGTTTGGAGGAACCCATTTACAGGTATGTGTAGCAGatgcagagaggaaaggaaagggtcaTGGAAGGTCCCTCTCCGAGTGCCCCagctccccaacccccactccttGTAGGACTCCCCTCCCCGCTCCTTCACACTGGCGTGTGCAAGAGTTCCCTTCAAATCAAAACTGGGTGCTTTAGCAGTGAGTCAGCAGACCTCGGAGCCCGCCTTTCCAGCCGCCCAGGAACCTGGCCTGAGCTGGGAAACAGGATGCCACGGGTTCTGCTCTACATTAGCTCCGTTTGACTCACTATAGCACATGGCTAGTCAGAGCAGCCTCGGTTTGCTCATGCTCAGTCAATAGCTGAGGACAGCAGACTTGCCCATTGGAGCGCTACCTAGGAGTGAGTCCTTGGCTCGTGACAGCCAGAGCAGGTAGAGGAACACGCCATATGGACCAATCTTACACAACTCCGATTtcccatccttatctcctttgATTGTCCTCAGTCCTCTGCCCTCATCTTGTCCCCTGGTCGTTTTACTTGCTCCCTGTCTGGTCTTCCTGCTACCCTAGCAATAAGCTAGTTTCTACAACCTACCCTTTGCACTACCGGCGAGACTCCGAACGCTCTGCCACAAACGATCACAAATTTGCTTTCTTCTCACCCAGGCCTCCGCCTGCCCATCGTCTTTTCAGAAAAGGCTTTGTTAATCCATCATCAAGTCTAAGGTGTGAGGAGGGGCACCAGAACACATGCTCTTCTACCAGGCTCTTGAGGTCTCTCCCCACAGCACACACTTACTCTGACAGCGTAGCTGCGAGTGTCTAGGGAATAAGCCCACTAGTGGGGCCACTCGAGGATGCATTATGATTGAGATGTTCGTTTTTTTGAGATCTATCCTTAGGTAGTCCAGATAGGACTCAAAGTCAATATATTaatgaggatagccttgaacttatgaccCTATTCCCTCTACCTTCTAGGTGCTAGGATCAAGCATAAGGATTTTCCTAACAGTGGGTCCCATTCCACAAAGATACAGACTTTCTTGTCAAGCAGCGATGGACATGCAGTCACCAGAACGTCTCTGCTGAACTGTAGACAGCCTGAGGTTCTTTCTACGAAGCTGTTGTTTCTCCCACGTCCAACGTCTAACCTACCCTCTGCTGCCGGGATTTCAATGGCCAGAAAACAAGTGCAAAGTTTCTTAGACAcgctgtttctttcctttctgtcccccctccctctttctcatgGTGCTGGGGTTCACATCCATGGGGACCACATGCTGAGGAAGCACTCTTATCACAGAAATACATTCTTAGCCTCAATATAGCAATTATACACATTCAATCATTTTCATTTGTAAGCAAGGGGgggctgatggtggtggtgctggtgctgatggtggtgatggtgatgattacGGTGGCGGTGGCAGTGATGGTGGTAttggtagtgatggtgatggtgctgttggtgttggtggtggtgttggtgatgctgctggtggtggtgatagttttaatttttttctctctctctcttatttgaGACACTAAaggtggaacccagggctttgcacatgttAGGCAAACTCTCTACCACTCAGCCACATTCCCCAGccaataattttgttttcttttgcttagtCTTTCGGTCCCAGGTTCTCTGCAGTTCTGGGAAGGGAAGTGACTATCCTAAATACATTTCAGGTCTTTCACCTTTCTTTTCTCCAGGCCCTTCCTCGTAAAACCTGACACGCAGACCTGGGTAGGGCGAGGCTCCCAGGTGTGATGAAAACCAGGAGTTGCCCCGGCAAGGCTGAGCTGACGTGGTGCTGAGGCGGAAGGACCTAGCataggaaggaagaagcaggctAGGACAGGAGAGCAGGGTGTGAAGGGTGGGAGGCGGGAAAGGGGAGTGATTTGGTCATGTGTCAGGAAGTGTCTCCCTCCACCCTTCCCTGAGGAGAGCCCTGACCCCTTTAAGGCTTCAGTTTTAAGATTAAACACCTGCTGGAGGAGGTGAGGTGTGGCTGGGGTGGTGGCCAAGTACCGAGGTCCGGGGCTCAATACTGAGCAACCAGAGAAATACCAACGTGGCTTTTGGCCAAATAGGTGACAAGTAAGAGTCCTGTCTGAGAGCAAGTTGACGACACAATTGGACCCTGACACCTGGCCAGCCTAGGTGCCTAGGGACGGGAGAGAAAATGGTATCCAAGGCTGGACGTCTAGTGATTACAGCAATAGCAACATTAGGCCAAACTTAGCAAGAGCTTATACCAGGACACTGCACTTTCTGCTTTATATTTGTTTCCTCATTCAGTCCCCAAAAAGCTTTCTGCACAGCAGGCACGGTTAGAATGACTACTGTTATTCCCATTAGAGAGAtgtagaaactgaggctcagtaaAATCAATTGTCTTAGGgactagagatatggctcagctgTTGGGAGCAccggctgctcctccagagaagCCGGGTTTGAGTCCCTGCACCCACgcaggggctcacaaccatctgtaacttcagtgccagggaatctgatgccctcttctgacctctgtgggcaccggGCAGTCATGCTGGACACAGACGTACAAgcaggcaaacacccatacacataaaatcaaacaaactcaccttcttccaaaaagaaaaaagaaaaatagaatcaaTTATCTCATCCAAGTTTCCACAGTGAGCGGTAATCCAAGTCTGTAGAGACTGCACTGCGGACACCTAGGCCTGGGAGTGAAGCTGTGGAGAATGAAGAGGGGGAAGCCAGACTGACCCCTGagaaagtggggggtggggagaaagagtGGGATAGACGGTGTATAAATAGTAGGCCTGTTTTTATCCCTACACATGGCTGAATCAGGCAAAGTGCTCTCTGTCTGGCACAATTTGAAGGCTCTGAATGCCAACCCAGCCCTGTGTCAAACTCCCTGCCCAGCACGTCCCTGGGAGCTGAAATACTTATTGAGGGAGTCATTATTTGAGTCGGGACATTGACTCCAGACGACCCCCCCCCCTCGTAAAAATACAACAGTTGGAAAAGAAAGACATCAATCTGGCACAGGTCGCACACACTTGTCGAGGTTTAACTGGTTGGGTCCTTTGAGAGGAGAGCTTATGTGTGAGAGAGTGGTCTTAATATCCAAGGAAAAGTATGGGACTTGTTTTATAATCTGTGTCTCTCTGATTGCAAAAGCCTGGGAACTATATCGCATAGCTCAGAAATCCTAAAGTAGACTATGTCCCCTGGGGGGAAAGCAGTGGAAACCACTCCTAACTTCCTTTGCTGTTGCTGGATAGGCATCAAATGATTCCAACTTCGTGTCTGGTCACTTTGCCCTCAGGAGACCAGCTGGCATTCGTGTTTCTAATTTTTAAACGATAAACGAACTATTATTTACTGCTTGGTTATCTTCTGAGTGCAGATACCTAGTGTGGAGCGGGGACTTGTCAAAGATGCAGGGGCAGAGGCCAGGAACAGCTCTCACATCACCTTTCGATGGGCTTCACCGAGACCCGCGTCAGAGGAAAGGTAGGATCCCGGCTTCGCCACCTGCTGGTCATTCGCCTTACGCCCACACTCCAGTCACGGTTGCTCTGGCCTGGTCCCAAAAAATGTGAGAGTCTCCCGGTCCTCCCGCCGCGACCGCCTAGTCCGGAGCAGCGCTGTCGGCGCCTCCAGCCGGGCTGGCTTCCCGGcgcgggaggggggaggggagggggcggcgCCGGGCGGGGCGGGGCTCCCACTCCTTCCCCGGAGCCTTATTCCTGGCTGCGCGCTGCGAGCGAGCGCTCAGTCTGCCCGGGGAGCTGCACGCGGCTGGTCGGCCTGACGGACCTTCAAGGGCTGGAGCGGACGTGCGGACCGACTCTGAACAGACAGACTAACCGCGGCCGCAAGGTTTCCAGACAGGATCTCACCCAGAAGCAGGCAGCGGACGGTGCCTAGTGGAACCTCGCTGTCCTCCGCCGCCTGGCCCCGGTGCAGGCGTCCAGCGGCCGCCGCATCCAAAGTGATCGCTGCCTCCCCGTCTCCGCCAGGCTCGGGACCATGAAGCTGCTGCCGTCGGTGATGCTGAAGCTCTTTCTGGCCGCGGGTAAGAAGCTCATGTCTCCCGAGGTCGGGGGCGGGGTGGTCGCCGTGCGGGGGACACGTGGGAAGGTCGCCGCGGCGCCCCCCACCCGCCGAGCGGGCCACTTGGTGGGGCCCGTGCGCCCTGAAGGGCGGGCGTGGATCTCGATGGCGTGGTAGAGCGGGGTCTAGGCAAAGGGTCTTATCGCggcctcctctcttctcttgtcCAGTGTTGTCTGCGTTGGTGACCGGTGACAGTCTGGAGCGGCTTCGGAGAGGTCTGGCGGCAGCAACCAGCAACCCCGACCCTCCCACTGGATCCACAAACCAGCTGCTACCCACGGGAGGTGATCGTGCTCAGGAGGTCCAGGACTTGGAAGGGACAGATCTGGACCTTTTCAAAGGTGGGTGTGGAGGCTGCCTAACCTTAGATGCTGTTCGCAGCTGAAGAATACACAGGCCTAAAATGTATGCTTTtgccccctaccccccacccctggGGGGCTGAAGGGATGTTTATGGAAGACTTCAAGGGAAAGCTTATGGCCTAACTGGAGTTGGGGGTTCTGGAATACAGTGCAGTCATTCTTGTCCTTGGTctcatctggtgtgtgtgtgtgtgtgggggggggggggtcttactTTATATTTTGGAGCAAACTGAAGGAGGCAGGTTGCCCTCTGAGGCAAGCTAGATGGTAGAAGGAAGGTGTTGATAGAGATGCTTTCTCTAGAGTTtctatgcaaaacaaaacaaaacaaaaacaaaagttaagAGCTATTGATGTTGATTATATATGTGATGATTATATATAAAAAGAGTTAACAGATGGGAATGTTGAAAGTGTGTGACAGCAGACTCCTTCATCcacccaggagagagagagagagagagagagagagagagagagagagagagagagagagagaaagagagagagacagagagacagagagagggagagggagagagagagagacagagagacagagagagacagagagaggaaaagacagagagaggaagagagagagaggggggggagagagagagagacagagagagagagggcagtgaGGAACTCTAAGCTTTGGAAGATGAGGCCAGCACCCTTGCAGCTGGCTATGAATGGTGAATGTTGGGACCCCGGGAGACTGTTTTGAAATGCTGTGAGTCTGAAACTTGTAGACTCCACTGCAATCCCTAAGGAGACTCCAGGAAGAACGAGCTGTGTATCATCCTATAACCTGTATCTGGGGCTGAGCACAGGGACTGGTCAGAGTTCAGAACCCGAGGGCCTCCCTGCCTCTGGACACTTGCAGTGATTCTCAGAGGCGGAGCCAGCCCCAAGGCCTGTGGGCCCCGGAATGACTATATTTGGTTGGAAAGAGACACACCTGCTCAGCCCCACCTGCTGCTTGCCACGCCGGCTCCCTCCTCACACAAGGCTTCCCCTaggttctttctctgttttgcaTAAGTCAAGAGTCCTCTCCACAGTGGCCCATTGGGGTCACCCACGTGCTCAACAGTCTGGAttctcctggctctctctctATTAGGCTGGATAGGGCTGGGCAGGGTGTGActcaccccccccacccacccacatggctgctcctCTTACCTCGCCGACCTGACTCACTGCTCCTCTCCTCAGCAGGAGCCTAGCTGGTCACTCTTATTCTGCATCTCTCTCTGATGGCCTTGGGTTCTGTTTTGCTCTCCTTGGAGTCCTGATAACTGGCCACCAACACCTTCTGAGCGTTTAAGGAGCCTGGAACAGGACCAGAGAGCGCTGCTCTAATTCTAATTCTGCAGTACCCTGGGGCAAGTCCCTGCCTTTTGGGATCTAACAGTTTTCATCATGAAAATGCCCTGGTGTTCTTGTGGATTCTATGTCCCTAGTGTAGCCTACCATATTCATCTTTCTGCCGGACTCGAGCTGTAGCTATGGACAGTAAGTGCCTTTTAGCTATTGGGTTCAGGGACAAGGAAGCCTGGCATCAGACTCCTGGGCCAATGGCCAGTCCCAGCTAGATGAGAAGTCACCCCCTCCCCCTATCTGCAGCCTGGAAAGAAGAGGCGGGGGTTGTCATGGTCCAGTTCCTTCTGGacagttctttgtacatattgtaACTCCCATCCCTATCCCAGGTATAAATAGGACATTTGGGGATAAATCTAATTGGATGTTTGAAAAAGTGGATACATTGTTAAAGTGCATACATAGGGCAGGGCAGATATCTTGCCcaaattcaagaaagaaaggcCTTTTAAATCAGAGATGGCTCATTTTCTGTTTCAGAGGTAGGTTCTGCACCAAACACATCCCTGTGACCAACGGGAATCCAGAGGAGAGGTTCCCAATCTATAGATACTCTTATCTAGGAAGCTTCCTTCTCCCAAAGCATCTTTTGTCTGTGACACAGTCTTCCTGCAAGTAGGTCACTGAGTACAGGACCAGGAAATGAGGCTTAGAGCTACAATAGAATCGGGCTCGTGGGAGATCACAGACAGGGTAGAGAGCGGGCAGAGCACGTGAATGCCAGGCTGGTAGCTTTGCCCTGTGACCTGCAGTTACTCTGGCTTTCTTAGAACAAAGCCCTTCTTCCTTGGGACTTAACCCAACCTCTATTTCCTCTTAaaagtttcctctctctctggtGGTTCTTAGTTTTCCCAGGCCTCTGACTACAGGCAGGATCAAAGAGTATGTGTGTCCTCATCGGTTTTTGGGGGTacccacctgtaattccatgtTCCAGATGCTGGGGTGTGTGAAATGGAAGTCTGAATTCGGCCTGGCTTATATCTGGAGATACCTTTTCAAAGGGACAGAGTAGAAACGCTTACCGAGTATCCTTTTTCCTGCAGTGGCTTTTTCCTCCAAGCCACAAGCCCTGGCCACCCCAAGCAAAGAAAGGaatgggaaaaagaagaagaaaggcaaggGGTTAGGAAAGAAGAGAGACCCGTGCCTGAGGAAGTACAAGGACTACTGCATCCACGGAGAGTGCAGATACGTGAAGGATCTCCGTGCTCCCTCTTGCCTGTAAGTGCTCTATTCGCAGAAGAAATCTCATTGTCACACTGCCAGCCACACGTTCTGTTTGTCACTATTCCTTGAATTCATAATTtcacccagtttcttttcaaccTCTGGGAAGCAGTTCAAAGGAAGGGACACAGTTTTAGTCAGCGGAAGTCCCCCGCCGCCACGACCGCCACAACCACCAAAGAGGATGTCATTTCCTGTGGCATGGGGTTGTGACTCTCCTCCATCCTTCGGGACATTTCCTCCTGCAGACCTATAAATGAGCACATGCCCACGGGAGCTGGCCCTTGTtaaggagggctttggctcctggACACTTCTCTGGAAATGAAAGCTGATAGGAAACACAGCACGTGGGAGGGGCCTGGAGTCACGTGTTGTGCGGGTGCGTGTTCTCGAGTGTGTACTTGTGGGCGAGCGAGCAGGTGTGCCTTGATCCTAAGGCATGGCAGGACTGTACAGAGAAGAACCAGCGTGCAGTGAGTTGAAGGTCCTCCCCCCCCTTACTCTTTCACCCAGGCAAGGGGCAGAGGATGTGGGAGACATGGAGGATATCGAGCTTGTGAGGAGCAGGGGGTTGGAGAACactttttttgtgtatgtgcaagATTATCAGTGGAACCCCACCCAGCCTGCAGCATCACTGCTCCCTGTCAAGAGTATGGATGGAGGGGTTGTGGGTTCAATATCCTCTCACAGACCAAACCCAGCAAGCGGTCACTTTGGCAACTCCTCAGGGATGATGGTAGTATACTCTCTGGCAGCAAAATGTGGCCACTGTGCCTGAAGCCAGTATCAGGCTACAGACATCCCCTCTCTTCCCTGTCAAGAGAGAGACAGGCTCTTGAAACCCTGTGACTCTTCCTAAGAGACTCTGGACAGCTCAGAatgcctttcccctcctcccctgtcaaaaaaaaaaaaaaaaaaaaagctgtctgtATGGTGTCTCTTCCACCTGTGACTAGCATGGGTCCTTTTTAACTTTCGTAAGTACCCTAGTTTTATCTAATCACACCCAGCAGATCTGTCCTGTATTTAGCAGTTGGTGGACAGATCTATTCCCACCTTTACAGTCAGTGTGTCCTTTCCTGTAGCATCCTAGGCAGGAGTTGAATTGGAGAGACTTGGTTAGGAATGGCAGAATCAGCCAGCTGGTGATGGCACAGACCCTCATGcttttaatgccagcattcagaggcagaggcaggtggatctctgagcctgagaccagtctggtctacagagcaagtttcaggacagccagcgggggtggggggtgggggagtggggaggtagAGTCTCAGTCTGCTCCTTTCCAATGTCCTGGGACAGGACAGGAAGTGCTTGTCTTAAATGTGTAAAATGGCATCATTAACTCAGGGTGGAGAAAGTGACTCTGAGGGTAGTCAAGAGGAAGTAGAGCCAGGAGTCTGTCTAGCCACAGTGTCTCAGGATGTTTGTGGCTCAAGTTGTTTTGGTAAATGGATTTGCAGGGATTCCATTGATGAGCCAAGCAGCAGGGCTCCCCTGACGTAAGCGCAGAGAACCCAAGAAGTGTGCTTAAGGCCACCTCTTAGCCCTAGGAATAGTGATAATAATCATATTggtattattgctattatttcttTGAAGCCTTTCATTGTTAGCGTTTAAATCAAGTTCAGCCCAGCGGGCATGGTGAGCACTTACTCTGTCTGAAGGAATGAAAGGAGATGGTCTTTGGGATTTCCAAAAGCCCTCTGCTGGGAGGGCAAAAGTTTCTCTAATTGGAAAATGAGGAAACCACAGAGAGCAAGCAGGAAGTTTTTTTGCATGAGATCAACAGCTAAATAAGTTCATGGGAAGAACATGGGGTCTCACTCCTATCCCAGCATGCCTTTCATGTTCCAGGACACACTGGGTGTTGGCTTTCCTCCTCTATCCCTGCCCTTACAGAGTCCGAGCAGACTTTTATGGGGGCAGCTGTTGTCCTAGAACACTCCTTGGGATTTCGTGACTCTAAGAGCATATAGCAAGCGTCCAGAAGGCTCTGGGTCAGTGTCCTAGGCAGACTTCATGCGGTGGGTTCTGTGACATAGAGCTCCTGGTTTGGGGCAATGTGATATCTTTGCACCTACATCTGTGTCCCTCTTTGTGGCTTCTCCTCTACTTTAGACCCAGAAGCTGCCAGCCAGGGTGTGTCCAGGCTGCTGTGGCAAACGAGGCTAACCGGCCTCCTAAACCAGCCTTTGACAGCCACCAGGAACAGGAAAATCCTTCTGTGTCACCAGCCAAAAGTTGCCCTCAAAGAGCAGTTTTCTTGGGCTTCTGACTGACTGCTGACCCAGAAACTGGCTGCAGGATTTCCTGTGGCTAGAGCAAACCTAGGGGAAGAGTTGGGTAGGGAAGGACTCCTGAAGAGAGGCAAGCCTGGCGCTGCCCTGTGCATACTGCTCCTGTGCAGAGAAGCCCCTTCTCCTGACTCCATCTGGCTTGAATATCTCGTTCCTTGAGAAACAGGCTTTACCCTCTGGTTTGATTGTATAATAACTCACATAAATGGGGCCAGGGTTTTTCATGATATTCCGGAGAGGTAGGCTTTTGTTACTTCTGACTTAATACGAGGAAATCAAAGCTTAGAAAAGTAATGTGACTTGCCCAAGATCACCTGGCTAGAAATAGCAGAACCAGTCTGGAACTCACTTATTCTGATCCCCGCCCCGCCTATCAAATGATGCTCCCTTCACCCCCCTGGAGTTGATACGGAGATATATAAGATTATGTAGAAGATATCTCTGGCCTCTAGAAGGAGCTTCTGTTGCCATGCAAGTTCTGAAGTGGGTCACAGACGTGGAGAGAAGCATGTCCTAGTTTGATGGATGTGTGTGTTGGCTTGAGGCAGGACAGACACATGATCTTGCCCTGCATCCAGGGATGCCCGGAATGTGTTCAACCTGCCTTTTCCCCTGCGGAAGCCAGACTTTGAAGACGGGAGGAGGACGTCGTGTAATATTAGCACATTTACATTATTATCCTTTGACTCAGGACAGAGGTGGTGGAGGGATTATATAACTGAATTGCAGGACTCTGAGGCCAAGTTTTATTTCTACCATCTGAGTAACTACCTGTGGGGTTTGAATGATGGTTTGGAACTGCAGAACAGATTGAGCTGCCCTCCCCTGGCATAGTTGCTGAGGTCATCCAGACTGCTGGGTTAAATCCAGGCCTCTACTACTCTCTAACTTTGTAACCTTGGCACGTTATTTATTGGGAGTTAAGCCTTGGTTTCTTCAAAATGGGGATGGTAAGCTCTACTTCACAGGTGGTCTGACCTTAAATGTTAAATGATATGGAAAGGCCTGAAGTTCAAACCTCAACGCCAgaggcaaaataaaataatccttgtGCAGCGGCTAGTGCAGGAGTACTTAGCTCATAGGCCTTTATTATTTGCTATTTATTGGTCTTGCTGCTTCCTAGCTCTGAGACTTGACAG is part of the Apodemus sylvaticus chromosome 13, mApoSyl1.1, whole genome shotgun sequence genome and harbors:
- the Hbegf gene encoding proheparin-binding EGF-like growth factor, with translation MKLLPSVMLKLFLAAVLSALVTGDSLERLRRGLAAATSNPDPPTGSTNQLLPTGGDRAQEVQDLEGTDLDLFKVAFSSKPQALATPSKERNGKKKKKGKGLGKKRDPCLRKYKDYCIHGECRYVKDLRAPSCLCLPGYHGQRCHGLTLPVENPLYTYDHTTVLAVVAVVLSSVCLLVIVGLLMFRYHRRGGYDLESEEKVKLGVASSH